One stretch of Tepidibacter hydrothermalis DNA includes these proteins:
- a CDS encoding NUDIX hydrolase: MLFRNCAGGIVFYGNKVLLLKNEKSEWVLPKGIIKGDNVPNKVAVDKVKDECGIDTKILSTAGQTNYEFYSISRKTPVCNEIVWYVMESNDAKCNINKELGFVDGGFYKIKDALELITYSQDKSIVNLSYKKYKNLKREI; this comes from the coding sequence ATGCTTTTTAGAAATTGTGCAGGAGGAATAGTTTTTTATGGAAATAAAGTATTGTTATTAAAAAATGAAAAAAGTGAATGGGTATTACCAAAAGGTATAATTAAAGGGGATAATGTTCCAAATAAAGTTGCTGTAGATAAGGTTAAGGATGAATGTGGCATAGATACTAAAATATTATCAACTGCAGGTCAAACAAATTATGAATTCTATTCAATAAGCAGAAAAACTCCAGTATGTAATGAAATAGTATGGTATGTTATGGAATCAAATGATGCAAAGTGTAATATAAATAAAGAACTAGGGTTTGTGGATGGTGGATTTTATAAAATAAAAGATGCATTAGAATTGATAACTTATAGTCAAGATAAATCTATTGTTAATTTATCTTATAAAAAATACAAAAATTTAAAAAGAGAAATATAA
- a CDS encoding HEAT repeat domain-containing protein produces MVLSWENIDQLEDFKITYLLYQEGKNIEQISKIRNMKIDDVNRDIIKYKQFLNHIRNNNKTIIDILLEEDKDSRIDIINSLNENELNNVKKLLYKRILVEKNVEDFMILLWICGELKDCRLLDIVHTYSKHPHGGVRRMAYSAMGKLGSDKSIDYLHKGLIDAKPQVRQYAAKSLCKIGNEVTLKKLKNLINNPNEKEYVKRAFLEAIDILENIKNKN; encoded by the coding sequence GTGGTGCTGAGTTGGGAAAATATAGATCAGTTAGAAGATTTCAAAATAACATATTTGTTATATCAAGAAGGCAAGAATATAGAACAGATAAGCAAAATAAGAAATATGAAAATTGATGATGTAAATAGAGATATAATAAAGTATAAACAGTTTTTAAATCATATTAGGAACAATAATAAGACAATTATAGACATACTACTTGAAGAAGATAAAGATTCAAGGATTGATATTATAAACTCATTGAATGAAAATGAATTAAATAATGTAAAAAAATTGCTTTATAAAAGAATTTTGGTAGAAAAAAATGTAGAAGATTTCATGATACTTCTTTGGATATGTGGCGAATTAAAAGACTGCAGATTGTTGGATATCGTCCATACATACTCTAAGCATCCTCATGGAGGTGTAAGAAGAATGGCTTATTCTGCTATGGGTAAACTAGGGTCGGATAAAAGTATAGATTATTTGCATAAGGGTCTCATAGATGCAAAGCCACAGGTAAGACAATATGCAGCTAAATCTTTGTGTAAAATAGGAAATGAAGTTACTTTAAAAAAGTTAAAAAACTTGATAAATAATCCTAATGAAAAAGAATATGTTAAAAGAGCTTTCTTAGAAGCAATAGATATTCTTGAAAATATTAAAAATAAAAATTAA
- the hflX gene encoding GTPase HflX — protein MDKKNEKALLVGLNITNAFKKEDNIDIYDSMDELEELAKAAGAEVVEKIIQNKESRDVALYIGKGKLEEIKNYCESLDVNVIIFNDELSGAQMRNLEELLNVKVIDRTALILDIFAQRALSREGKLQVELAQLKYRLPRLSGFGKEMSKTGAGIGTRGPGEQKLEVDKRHILNKISDIKKELKEVKKNRETQRSKRLKNSIPIVALVGYTNAGKSTLTNEIMKTHKDYEMEKEVFSKDMLFATLDVTLRKAALSNKKEFLVVDTVGFVSKLPHDLVDAFKATLEEVRYADLIIHVVDASNDSYDIQMNTTLDVLKELKALDKPVVTVFNKVDKLDYDVDAKKDEDVLFISCKTGYNIEKLLEKIKEKIMGNLHDVSLLIPYNKGEVFNSIKNKNSVDEFEYKEDGIFVAVTLDDMDYGKYKEYEIE, from the coding sequence ATGGATAAAAAAAATGAAAAAGCATTATTGGTTGGCCTTAACATAACTAATGCATTTAAGAAAGAAGATAATATAGATATTTATGACTCTATGGATGAATTAGAGGAATTAGCTAAGGCTGCTGGAGCTGAGGTTGTAGAAAAGATAATTCAAAATAAAGAATCTAGAGATGTCGCTTTATATATAGGAAAGGGCAAATTGGAAGAAATAAAGAATTATTGTGAAAGCTTAGATGTTAATGTAATTATATTTAATGATGAACTTTCAGGAGCGCAAATGAGAAATTTAGAAGAGTTATTAAATGTAAAAGTTATAGATAGAACAGCTCTTATACTTGATATATTTGCTCAAAGAGCATTATCAAGAGAAGGAAAGCTTCAAGTAGAACTTGCACAGTTGAAATATAGACTTCCTAGACTTTCTGGGTTCGGTAAAGAAATGTCAAAGACGGGTGCGGGTATTGGAACTAGAGGGCCTGGAGAGCAAAAGTTGGAAGTTGATAAAAGACATATATTAAATAAAATATCTGATATAAAAAAAGAACTTAAGGAAGTAAAGAAGAATAGAGAAACACAAAGATCTAAAAGACTTAAAAATAGTATACCAATAGTAGCTTTGGTAGGATATACTAATGCAGGAAAATCAACTCTTACAAATGAAATTATGAAGACTCATAAAGATTATGAAATGGAAAAAGAAGTTTTCTCAAAGGATATGCTGTTTGCAACTCTTGATGTAACTTTGAGAAAGGCTGCACTTTCTAACAAAAAAGAGTTTTTAGTAGTAGATACAGTTGGATTTGTAAGCAAACTTCCTCATGACTTAGTGGATGCATTCAAAGCTACACTTGAAGAAGTTAGGTATGCAGATTTGATAATTCATGTTGTAGATGCATCTAATGATAGTTATGATATTCAAATGAATACAACTCTAGATGTTTTAAAAGAGTTAAAAGCACTTGATAAACCAGTTGTAACTGTATTTAATAAAGTTGATAAGCTAGATTATGATGTGGATGCAAAAAAAGATGAAGATGTATTATTCATATCGTGTAAAACGGGTTATAACATAGAGAAGCTTTTGGAAAAAATAAAAGAAAAAATAATGGGAAATCTTCACGATGTATCTTTATTAATTCCATATAATAAAGGAGAAGTGTTTAACTCTATTAAAAATAAAAATAGCGTGGATGAATTTGAATACAAAGAAGATGGAATATTCGTAGCTGTAACACTTGATGATATGGATTATGGGAAGTATAAAGAATATGAGATAGAGTAA
- a CDS encoding cysteine-rich small domain-containing protein, with protein sequence MSENYKFFQNNKCEYFPCHKVENPKDFNCLFCFCPLYMLKDKCGGNFKYKNDVKDCSDCTIPHSKGGYDHIMSKMKEVIRIGSKKTEE encoded by the coding sequence ATGAGTGAAAATTATAAGTTTTTCCAAAATAATAAGTGTGAATACTTTCCATGTCATAAGGTAGAGAATCCAAAAGATTTCAATTGTCTATTTTGTTTTTGTCCTTTATATATGTTAAAAGATAAATGCGGTGGGAATTTTAAATACAAAAATGATGTTAAAGATTGTTCTGACTGCACTATACCTCATAGTAAAGGTGGCTATGACCATATAATGTCTAAAATGAAAGAAGTAATTCGTATAGGAAGTAAAAAAACAGAAGAATAA
- a CDS encoding FeoB-associated Cys-rich membrane protein: MMTFVIGGLVIGYGVYALVKTLKKEAKGECVGCSGCMSTSCSSRKDD, encoded by the coding sequence ATGATGACATTTGTTATAGGTGGTTTAGTAATAGGATATGGTGTATATGCATTAGTCAAAACTTTAAAAAAGGAAGCTAAAGGAGAATGTGTAGGCTGTAGTGGATGTATGTCTACAAGCTGTAGCTCTAGAAAGGATGATTAA
- a CDS encoding DUF2325 domain-containing protein, whose translation MSIVIYGGHDRMERIYIDEAKKHGVKAKVYTYGRNDMTKSIGKSDGIVIFTDTISHKVASTVSKEAKKRNIPVVVCHNSSKTYFKNTIKDMTC comes from the coding sequence ATGAGTATAGTAATATATGGTGGACATGATAGAATGGAGAGAATTTATATAGATGAAGCAAAAAAACACGGAGTAAAAGCTAAGGTTTATACATACGGAAGAAATGATATGACCAAATCTATAGGAAAGAGTGATGGAATAGTTATATTTACAGATACTATATCTCATAAAGTAGCTAGTACAGTATCTAAAGAAGCTAAAAAAAGAAATATACCGGTAGTGGTATGTCACAATAGCAGCAAGACATATTTCAAAAATACCATAAAAGACATGACGTGTTAG
- a CDS encoding chemotaxis protein produces the protein MENKGILLESGTGEVEILEFAINKEHYAINVIKVKEILEVDYLTKIPNSHPAVAGLTLVRGEVVTLIDMKYVIEKKSADIKKCKVILCEFNNMKVAFCVDNILGIHRIGWDQIRKSENVNESSLVIGNIIFNNNILMLLDFEKIVMDISPASGITEKRMNDIENKDRSGVKMILADDSPLIRKVLNNTLTKAGFKNLRFFDDGQQAYDYLTSVCDEKGENFIDDVQILITDIEMPQMDGHTLTRKIKEHKILKSLPVIIFSSLITGDLMHKGKSVGADGQMSKPEIGKLVKLIDELLIEK, from the coding sequence ATGGAAAATAAAGGAATATTACTAGAGTCAGGTACTGGTGAAGTTGAAATATTAGAGTTTGCAATAAATAAAGAACATTATGCTATTAATGTTATAAAGGTAAAGGAAATACTTGAAGTAGACTATCTTACTAAGATACCTAATAGTCATCCAGCAGTAGCAGGTCTTACTTTGGTTAGAGGTGAAGTTGTAACATTAATAGACATGAAGTATGTAATAGAAAAGAAAAGTGCAGATATAAAAAAATGTAAGGTTATATTGTGTGAATTTAATAATATGAAGGTAGCATTCTGTGTTGATAATATATTGGGAATTCACAGAATAGGATGGGATCAAATTAGAAAATCAGAGAATGTAAATGAATCATCTTTGGTTATTGGAAATATAATATTTAATAACAATATACTTATGTTATTAGATTTTGAAAAAATAGTTATGGATATAAGCCCTGCTTCAGGAATAACTGAAAAAAGAATGAATGATATTGAGAATAAAGATAGAAGTGGTGTGAAAATGATATTGGCTGATGATTCTCCACTTATAAGAAAGGTACTTAATAATACTCTTACTAAGGCTGGATTTAAGAATTTGAGATTTTTTGATGATGGACAGCAGGCGTATGATTATTTAACTTCAGTATGTGATGAAAAAGGAGAAAATTTTATAGATGATGTCCAGATATTAATAACTGATATTGAAATGCCGCAAATGGATGGACATACATTAACTAGAAAAATAAAAGAACATAAGATATTAAAGAGCCTTCCAGTAATAATATTCTCGTCTCTTATAACTGGAGATTTAATGCATAAGGGTAAGTCTGTAGGAGCAGATGGACAGATGAGTAAACCGGAAATTGGAAAACTTGTAAAATTAATAGATGAATTACTTATCGAAAAATAA
- a CDS encoding complex I subunit 5 family protein → MYLIIMIILPLIGSLVGYIVGRKNERLRNLVIDIITGMEFLLVIMMYPSVSKHPIEIFIPDIMGIGLYLKMDMMRYIFVLLTCFIWFLTTIYSTQYLIKHNHRNRYYAFFMLTLSSTVGVFISENILNLFTFFEMMAFTSYMLVIHDDDVYSHEAGKIYLGMSIASGMITLMGILLLFDYTNTLNISEISSVIDSIGTMKYTIGFSLMIGFAVKACMFPLHVWLPKVYPAAPTPATAVLSGILAKAGVYGIMIVSICIMGNDKLFCEVLLILAFVSMFIGGFLAMFQRNIKRILAYSSMSQIGYILMGVALIGLIGEHKEMAIYGTMYHIVNHGLFKVLLFMIAGIIYMILDELSINKIRGFGKHKNLIKVLFLIGMFGVIGMPGFNGFISKTMLHHALSESFYEKKAMFLELLYTVCSSFTVAYLLKIFVSVFVAKNDEFKGQYKTKVKKRATIPMIILSLSIIYIAINPSFLIKIMNKDNLFFNIHLNGHFDIKFYSINNIKSSITTILMGVGIYVLFIRRYLLVEECGVKVYKNPSLNWFNLENNFYRPVCKLVYNILSIGFSAIDTFVVKSVKNTDRKIKKICNIEMSNVKCTNNGSYKVSDIPKKVGIHLNSITYSVFIIGFVLVIITIILIGL, encoded by the coding sequence ATGTATTTAATTATAATGATTATACTTCCGTTAATAGGCTCTTTAGTAGGATATATAGTTGGAAGAAAAAATGAAAGACTTAGAAATTTAGTTATAGATATTATAACAGGTATGGAATTTTTATTGGTTATAATGATGTATCCTAGTGTTTCAAAACATCCTATTGAAATATTTATACCTGATATAATGGGAATTGGACTTTATTTAAAAATGGATATGATGAGGTATATATTTGTACTTTTAACATGCTTTATTTGGTTTTTAACTACTATATATTCCACTCAATATCTTATAAAACACAATCATAGAAATAGGTACTATGCATTTTTTATGCTTACACTTTCAAGTACAGTAGGTGTATTCATATCAGAAAATATACTAAACTTATTTACATTCTTTGAAATGATGGCATTTACATCTTATATGCTAGTTATACATGATGATGATGTTTATTCTCATGAAGCTGGAAAGATTTATTTAGGTATGTCAATAGCTAGTGGGATGATAACGCTAATGGGAATATTATTATTATTCGATTATACGAATACATTGAATATATCTGAAATATCATCTGTAATAGATTCTATTGGAACTATGAAATATACAATAGGTTTTTCACTTATGATAGGATTTGCAGTTAAAGCCTGTATGTTTCCACTTCATGTATGGTTACCAAAGGTATATCCAGCAGCTCCTACCCCTGCAACAGCAGTACTTTCTGGAATACTTGCAAAAGCAGGTGTTTATGGAATAATGATTGTTTCGATATGTATAATGGGAAATGATAAATTATTTTGTGAGGTTTTGCTGATACTGGCATTTGTGAGTATGTTTATAGGTGGATTTTTGGCAATGTTTCAAAGAAATATAAAGAGAATATTAGCATATAGTAGTATGAGCCAAATTGGATATATATTAATGGGTGTTGCGCTTATTGGATTAATAGGAGAACACAAAGAAATGGCTATATATGGGACTATGTATCATATTGTAAATCATGGATTATTTAAGGTGCTTCTTTTTATGATTGCAGGTATAATATATATGATATTAGATGAACTTAGTATAAATAAAATAAGAGGATTTGGAAAGCATAAGAATTTAATAAAAGTATTATTTTTAATAGGAATGTTTGGTGTTATAGGTATGCCAGGGTTTAATGGTTTTATAAGTAAGACTATGCTACATCATGCTTTATCAGAGAGTTTTTACGAAAAAAAAGCTATGTTTTTAGAACTGTTATATACAGTTTGTAGTAGTTTTACAGTAGCTTATCTACTTAAAATATTCGTATCTGTGTTTGTAGCGAAAAATGATGAGTTTAAAGGTCAGTATAAGACCAAGGTAAAAAAAAGAGCCACAATTCCTATGATTATACTTAGCTTAAGTATAATATATATAGCTATAAATCCTTCGTTCTTAATAAAAATTATGAATAAAGATAATTTGTTTTTTAATATTCACTTAAATGGACATTTTGATATAAAATTTTATTCTATAAATAACATAAAATCATCTATAACTACTATATTGATGGGAGTAGGGATATATGTGTTATTTATTAGAAGATATTTATTAGTTGAAGAGTGCGGAGTTAAGGTATATAAAAACCCATCTCTTAATTGGTTTAACCTAGAAAATAATTTTTATAGACCAGTTTGTAAATTAGTGTATAATATATTATCAATAGGGTTTTCTGCCATAGATACGTTTGTTGTAAAGTCTGTAAAAAATACTGATAGAAAGATCAAAAAAATTTGTAATATTGAAATGAGCAATGTAAAATGTACTAATAATGGTAGCTATAAAGTTTCTGATATACCAAAAAAAGTAGGTATTCATTTAAACAGCATAACCTATTCTGTATTCATAATAGGGTTTGTATTGGTTATAATAACTATTATATTAATAGGTCTTTAG
- a CDS encoding proton-conducting transporter membrane subunit, whose translation MKSLFILFPIIMPFVLAIFLNILKFDNKKNRNIYIACCIIFNFILTVYTMHLDIDMKLEILKINEFINICLKIDKLAVLFSLLASTLWIFTTFYSMEYMEHEKNEKRFFTFFMLTLGVTIGIAFSDNLITLYVFYEMLTLVTFPLVIHSESEDAFKSGKKYLIYSFGGATFVLLGMMLLYNINPDLSFTAGGILNGNVAGNEKMILVIYILMFLGFGVKAAVVPFHSWLPAAMVAPTPVSSLLHAVAVVKSGVFSIIRVSYFIFGAEVMRRVDAHIYSSIFVVITILMGSFLAIHHDNLKKRLAYSTISQLGYIILGVIMLNENALVGGILHLVNHALIKIVLFFCAGAIYTKKHIKNISDMKGIGKEMPITMWCFSIASISLIGIPPTNGFVSKWYLALGGLNANKIMFPIILLLSAFLTSTYLLPIIVTAFFEKNEGAEIENNDPGIRMLFPIVCITAIVALLGIFPNIVVEFVNKIVVELI comes from the coding sequence ATGAAAAGTCTATTTATACTTTTTCCAATAATTATGCCATTTGTTTTAGCTATATTTCTGAATATACTTAAGTTTGATAATAAAAAAAACAGAAATATATATATAGCGTGTTGTATTATATTTAATTTTATATTAACTGTGTATACTATGCATTTGGATATAGATATGAAGTTGGAGATTCTAAAGATAAACGAGTTTATAAATATATGTTTGAAAATTGATAAGCTTGCTGTATTGTTTTCGCTACTTGCATCTACTTTGTGGATATTTACTACTTTTTATTCTATGGAATATATGGAACATGAAAAAAATGAAAAGAGATTTTTCACTTTCTTTATGCTTACACTTGGAGTTACTATAGGAATTGCATTTTCTGATAATTTAATTACTTTATATGTATTTTATGAAATGCTTACATTAGTTACATTTCCTTTAGTTATTCACTCTGAAAGTGAGGATGCATTTAAAAGTGGAAAGAAGTATTTAATATATTCTTTCGGTGGGGCTACGTTTGTTCTTTTGGGCATGATGCTTTTATATAATATTAATCCTGATTTGAGTTTTACTGCTGGAGGAATACTTAATGGTAATGTTGCTGGAAATGAGAAGATGATTCTTGTTATATATATACTTATGTTTTTAGGATTTGGGGTAAAAGCTGCTGTTGTACCTTTTCATTCGTGGCTTCCAGCAGCCATGGTAGCACCAACTCCTGTAAGTTCTCTACTTCATGCAGTTGCAGTTGTTAAATCTGGTGTGTTTAGCATAATAAGAGTATCTTATTTTATATTTGGAGCAGAGGTTATGAGGCGTGTTGATGCCCATATATATTCAAGTATATTCGTTGTAATAACTATACTGATGGGATCGTTTTTGGCAATTCATCATGATAATTTAAAGAAGAGACTAGCTTATTCTACTATAAGTCAGTTAGGGTATATAATTTTAGGAGTTATAATGCTAAATGAAAATGCATTAGTTGGAGGCATATTGCATTTGGTTAATCATGCTCTTATTAAAATTGTTCTATTCTTTTGTGCTGGAGCTATATATACTAAAAAGCATATTAAGAATATATCTGATATGAAGGGTATAGGTAAGGAAATGCCAATTACAATGTGGTGTTTTTCAATAGCATCTATTTCTTTGATAGGTATACCTCCTACTAATGGATTTGTTAGTAAATGGTATTTAGCCCTTGGAGGGCTGAATGCAAATAAGATAATGTTTCCTATAATACTTTTGCTTAGTGCTTTTTTGACAAGTACATATTTGCTGCCTATTATAGTTACGGCGTTCTTTGAAAAAAATGAAGGTGCAGAAATAGAAAATAATGATCCGGGAATAAGAATGCTATTTCCTATAGTATGTATAACAGCTATTGTGGCTTTGCTGGGTATATTTCCTAATATAGTAGTAGAGTTCGTTAATAAAATAGTTGTAGAGTTAATATAA
- a CDS encoding complex I subunit 5 family protein has translation MVIKSFPLIMILILFISAFTMPLVNNNKIIKTISLITNFICSVLSIFTFYYVQLYGNFKYKMGHFDAPWGIEFSIGTLESMMAILFTVVSFFIIWYSLYSIEKDIKESKVCLYYVLINILIASLLGIVFTNDIFNAFVFIEVSTLASCGIIVIKDKKENVKATIKYVVLSSLGSGLVLMGIAFLYSITGNLNMDFMHSELIKNWMNYERIILLSIGLFTIGLGVKGAMFPLHVWLPDAHSSAPTSSSAMLSSVVVKAFVLLFIKIIYRIFGTDIISNIPVLDLILILASIGMIMGSIFAIFQKDLKRVIAYSSVAQMGYVFFGIGLGNELGLAISIFHIIGHAFTKSALFLSVGSMIEKAGKNISDLRGIGKEMPITLALFTLGSLSMVGIPILPGFLSKWNFALASIQSGRLYLLTIILASSLLNGVYYFPIVINGYFGQENLKEKVYMSKEKSIKELIPIIMLMGMMVCAGIFSNYIIKILLIACDQMF, from the coding sequence GTGGTTATAAAGAGTTTTCCGCTAATTATGATTTTAATATTATTTATAAGTGCATTCACTATGCCCCTTGTAAATAACAATAAGATTATAAAAACTATAAGCTTAATTACTAATTTTATATGTTCAGTGCTATCTATTTTTACTTTTTACTATGTACAATTGTATGGAAATTTCAAATACAAGATGGGGCATTTTGATGCTCCCTGGGGTATTGAATTTAGTATAGGAACTTTAGAATCTATGATGGCTATTTTGTTTACTGTAGTTTCGTTTTTTATTATTTGGTATTCACTATATAGTATAGAAAAAGACATTAAAGAAAGTAAGGTTTGTCTGTATTATGTTCTTATAAATATATTAATAGCTTCCCTTTTAGGTATAGTTTTTACAAATGATATATTTAATGCTTTTGTGTTTATTGAGGTAAGTACACTTGCTTCTTGTGGGATTATAGTCATTAAAGATAAAAAAGAAAATGTAAAAGCGACTATAAAGTATGTGGTATTAAGTAGTTTAGGATCAGGTCTTGTGCTTATGGGAATTGCTTTTTTATATTCTATTACTGGAAATTTAAATATGGATTTTATGCATAGTGAACTTATTAAAAATTGGATGAATTATGAAAGAATAATATTGCTCTCAATTGGACTTTTTACAATAGGGCTTGGGGTTAAGGGGGCTATGTTTCCTCTTCATGTATGGCTTCCTGATGCGCATTCATCAGCACCAACATCTTCAAGTGCGATGCTTTCTTCGGTTGTAGTTAAAGCTTTTGTTTTGCTTTTTATAAAAATAATATATAGGATTTTTGGAACGGATATAATTTCAAATATACCAGTTCTTGATTTGATATTAATATTAGCAAGTATAGGTATGATAATGGGGTCTATATTTGCGATATTCCAAAAAGATTTGAAGCGAGTAATTGCTTATTCTAGTGTTGCTCAAATGGGATATGTATTCTTTGGAATAGGTCTTGGAAATGAACTTGGTCTTGCGATTTCAATTTTTCACATAATAGGACATGCATTTACTAAGTCAGCTTTGTTCTTAAGCGTAGGGTCTATGATAGAAAAAGCAGGGAAAAATATTTCGGATTTAAGAGGGATAGGGAAAGAAATGCCAATAACACTAGCTTTATTTACATTAGGAAGCTTATCAATGGTTGGTATACCAATACTTCCTGGTTTTTTAAGTAAGTGGAACTTTGCTCTTGCTAGTATACAATCAGGTAGATTATATTTACTAACTATTATACTCGCAAGTTCGCTTTTAAATGGAGTTTATTATTTTCCTATAGTTATAAATGGGTATTTTGGACAGGAAAACTTGAAAGAAAAAGTGTATATGTCTAAGGAAAAAAGTATAAAAGAGCTTATTCCTATTATTATGCTTATGGGTATGATGGTTTGTGCTGGTATTTTTTCTAATTATATTATAAAAATTCTGCTTATAGCGTGTGATCAAATGTTTTAA
- a CDS encoding sodium:proton antiporter, which produces MQNLMNNYIEVGAIVLFGIGFMTLLLNNNMIKKIIGLNIMDTAIFLFFIARGYIYGKDAPIVVGEFKGVDGYINPVPTSLMLTGIVVSVSMTAFMLALTIKLHEKYKTIDLREILNMKEG; this is translated from the coding sequence ATGCAAAATTTAATGAATAATTATATAGAGGTAGGTGCTATTGTTCTATTTGGAATTGGGTTTATGACACTCTTACTTAATAATAATATGATAAAAAAAATAATCGGTCTTAATATAATGGATACAGCTATATTTTTATTTTTTATAGCAAGAGGGTATATATATGGAAAGGATGCACCAATAGTTGTTGGAGAGTTTAAAGGTGTTGATGGATATATAAATCCAGTTCCCACATCTCTTATGCTTACAGGTATAGTTGTTTCTGTAAGTATGACTGCATTTATGCTAGCGCTTACCATAAAACTTCATGAAAAATATAAAACTATAGATTTAAGAGAAATCTTAAATATGAAGGAGGGGTAG
- a CDS encoding MnhB domain-containing protein — protein sequence MNSEILSVVSKFIIPFIQVFGIYVIVNGHISPGGGFAGGTIIGASFILYRIVNGSDKAKAKFSYNTLIKAMCFSLIGYGLLKGYSFIGGGLNLHLPSFPIGTPGRIFSGGYLLPLNIFVGCIVAITMYFLYSLFSEGEI from the coding sequence GTGAATAGTGAAATACTCAGTGTTGTTTCAAAATTTATAATACCTTTTATACAGGTATTTGGGATATATGTTATTGTAAATGGTCATATATCACCTGGTGGTGGATTTGCAGGAGGAACTATAATAGGGGCAAGTTTTATTCTTTATAGGATTGTAAACGGATCTGATAAAGCTAAAGCTAAGTTTTCTTATAATACATTAATAAAGGCTATGTGTTTTTCTTTGATAGGATATGGTCTTTTAAAAGGATATAGCTTTATAGGAGGAGGATTAAATCTACATCTTCCTAGTTTTCCAATTGGTACTCCGGGTAGAATATTTTCTGGTGGATACTTACTTCCCCTTAATATTTTTGTAGGCTGTATAGTTGCTATTACTATGTATTTTTTATATAGCTTGTTTAGTGAAGGAGAAATATAA
- the mbhE gene encoding hydrogen gas-evolving membrane-bound hydrogenase subunit E gives MRKIITVILTSLLIGIILIGVSELPEFGKSDVPAHNYVSKTYLEDAVKETGALNIITGIILDYRAFDTFVEATVLFTGGIVVLLLLRREGDECE, from the coding sequence ATGAGAAAAATTATAACTGTTATTTTGACTTCTTTATTAATAGGGATAATATTGATTGGAGTAAGTGAGTTACCTGAGTTTGGTAAATCAGACGTTCCCGCACATAATTACGTATCCAAAACTTACTTAGAAGATGCGGTTAAGGAAACGGGTGCTCTTAATATAATAACTGGAATTATATTGGATTATAGAGCGTTTGATACTTTTGTAGAGGCCACGGTTTTATTTACAGGAGGAATTGTTGTTTTATTGCTTTTAAGAAGAGAAGGTGATGAGTGTGAATAG
- a CDS encoding hydrogenase subunit MbhD domain-containing protein, translating to MGLLSIIMILFLIFASVAVSFVEDLLGAIIVFMVYSLVMAMLWQQLNAPDLAITEAAVGAGISTLLFILTLKRIKGDSK from the coding sequence ATGGGATTACTTAGTATTATTATGATTTTATTTTTGATATTCGCATCAGTAGCAGTATCCTTTGTGGAGGATTTATTAGGTGCAATAATTGTATTTATGGTATATTCTCTTGTGATGGCAATGCTGTGGCAACAATTAAATGCTCCAGATCTTGCTATAACTGAAGCTGCTGTTGGAGCAGGAATTTCAACACTTTTATTTATATTAACTCTTAAGAGGATAAAGGGGGATTCAAAATGA